A single genomic interval of Rhizobium brockwellii harbors:
- a CDS encoding ParB/RepB/Spo0J family partition protein, which translates to MAQAIQKITLSAARDIPFNKLVLSQQNVRKIKAGVSIEDLAEDIAHRGLLTSLNVRPELDDDGNETGSYRIPAGGRRYRALERLVAQKRLAKTAGVPCIVSQGETLEVEDSLAENVQRVSLHPLDQFRAFQTLREQGLGEEEIAARFFVSVATVRQRLRLASVSPRLLDLYAEDEMTLEQIMAFSITNDHVRQEQVWDTISRSHSREPYYVRRLLTETAIRASDRRAVYVGIDAYEAAGGVTMRDLFEQDQGGWLQDPALLEQLVMEKLKADAEAIRISGGWKWVEAAFDFPYGHTSGLRRVYGEQAEMTEDELARYDATRAEYDKLDAEYAEANEYSEATEQELEELGSELDRLNDRPFVFDPQDIARGGVFVSLGASGEIKIERGFVRPEDEPQAEVDPSTDGGDGRADHGSALAVTGAAGGEDTQPDDEDEAIKPLPDRLVLDLTAARTVALRNALANNPVIAFIGVLHALVLKTFYVYGSDSCLEVTLQSARFSQTPGLGDTVWAKEIDQRHDGWGQDLPKDPNDLWDFLIKLDEVSRQALFAHCTSLSVNAVIEPWNKRARAIAHAEQLARSIGFDMVEAGWTSTADNYLGRVTKARILQAVREAKGDQAAELIGHLKKTDMAREAERLMTGSSWLPEPLRMMVEGGTIEHNAVGDTIGSDEGETIFEAQDLPVFLLDEPETSDDDTGDTEREIGGEHLAAAE; encoded by the coding sequence ATGGCCCAGGCCATTCAGAAAATCACCCTCAGTGCAGCCCGGGATATTCCCTTCAACAAGCTGGTGCTCAGCCAGCAGAACGTCCGCAAGATCAAGGCAGGCGTCTCGATCGAGGACCTGGCGGAGGACATCGCCCATCGCGGGCTGCTCACCAGCCTCAACGTCCGCCCCGAACTCGACGACGATGGCAACGAGACGGGAAGTTATCGGATTCCGGCCGGCGGACGCCGTTATCGCGCCCTCGAGCGCCTTGTCGCGCAGAAGCGATTGGCCAAAACCGCCGGCGTTCCCTGCATCGTCAGCCAAGGCGAAACCCTCGAAGTCGAGGACTCGCTCGCCGAAAACGTCCAACGCGTCAGCCTTCATCCGCTCGATCAGTTCCGCGCCTTCCAGACCTTGCGCGAGCAGGGGCTTGGCGAAGAGGAGATCGCCGCGCGCTTCTTCGTTTCGGTCGCGACGGTCAGGCAGCGGCTTCGGTTGGCATCCGTCTCACCGCGGCTTCTCGATCTTTATGCCGAGGATGAGATGACGCTCGAACAGATCATGGCGTTCTCAATCACCAACGACCACGTTCGCCAGGAGCAAGTCTGGGACACGATCTCGCGTTCGCATAGCCGCGAGCCCTATTACGTCCGTCGGCTGCTGACCGAAACCGCAATCCGTGCCAGCGACCGCCGCGCCGTCTATGTCGGCATCGATGCCTACGAGGCCGCAGGCGGTGTGACCATGCGCGATCTGTTCGAGCAGGACCAGGGCGGCTGGCTGCAGGATCCGGCGCTGCTGGAGCAGCTTGTGATGGAAAAGCTCAAGGCTGACGCCGAGGCAATTCGGATAAGCGGGGGCTGGAAATGGGTCGAAGCCGCCTTCGACTTCCCTTACGGCCACACGTCCGGCCTGCGCCGCGTCTATGGCGAGCAGGCCGAAATGACTGAAGATGAACTGGCCCGCTATGACGCGACCCGCGCCGAATACGACAAGCTCGATGCAGAGTATGCGGAGGCAAACGAATACTCGGAAGCGACCGAACAGGAGCTCGAGGAACTCGGCAGCGAACTCGACCGGCTCAACGACCGGCCATTCGTCTTCGATCCTCAGGATATTGCTCGCGGCGGCGTCTTCGTGTCGCTCGGCGCCAGTGGCGAGATCAAGATCGAACGAGGCTTCGTGCGTCCCGAGGACGAGCCGCAGGCTGAGGTCGATCCGTCGACTGATGGCGGCGACGGTCGTGCCGATCATGGCAGTGCTCTTGCGGTAACCGGCGCGGCCGGCGGCGAGGACACCCAACCGGACGACGAGGACGAAGCGATCAAGCCGCTTCCGGACCGTCTGGTTCTCGATCTGACGGCGGCGCGCACCGTCGCGCTACGCAATGCGTTGGCAAACAATCCTGTCATCGCCTTTATCGGCGTGCTGCATGCCCTCGTCCTGAAGACCTTCTACGTCTATGGTTCCGATTCGTGCCTGGAGGTGACGCTGCAAAGCGCTCGCTTCAGCCAGACGCCCGGCCTCGGCGATACAGTCTGGGCGAAGGAGATCGATCAGCGGCACGATGGCTGGGGCCAGGATCTTCCCAAAGATCCAAACGATCTCTGGGATTTCCTGATCAAGCTCGACGAGGTCAGCCGCCAGGCATTGTTCGCGCATTGCACCTCCTTGTCGGTCAACGCGGTGATCGAACCCTGGAACAAGCGGGCTCGGGCGATTGCCCACGCTGAGCAGCTGGCCCGCTCGATCGGTTTCGACATGGTGGAAGCCGGTTGGACGTCGACCGCCGACAACTATCTCGGCCGCGTCACCAAGGCCCGCATCCTGCAGGCAGTTCGAGAAGCCAAGGGTGACCAGGCGGCGGAGCTGATTGGCCATCTCAAGAAGACCGACATGGCCCGCGAGGCCGAACGGCTGATGACAGGCAGCAGTTGGTTGCCTGAACCCCTTCGCATGATGGTCGAGGGAGGCACCATCGAACACAACGCTGTCGGAGACACCATCGGGTCCGACGAGGGCGAGACAATCTTCGAAGCTCAGGACCTACCGGTCTTCCTGCTCGATGAGCCGGAAACGTCGGACGACGACACCGGCGATACGGAGAGGGAGATCGGCGGCGAGCATCTCGCCGCCGCCGAATAG
- a CDS encoding DUF6117 family protein, with translation MAIPDHARTNFDTLLRAAADGNLALLECLDAATREPRYVLCAVGRTNGEYVFTPFGHLADGNPYDAYLPPNPDDSTGFIVSATT, from the coding sequence ATGGCTATCCCCGATCATGCCCGCACAAACTTCGACACGCTGCTGCGCGCCGCAGCCGATGGCAATCTCGCTCTGTTGGAATGCCTCGATGCCGCTACACGCGAGCCGCGTTACGTGCTCTGCGCTGTCGGCCGCACCAATGGCGAATACGTCTTTACGCCATTCGGCCATCTCGCCGACGGCAATCCTTACGACGCCTATCTGCCACCTAATCCTGACGATTCGACGGGCTTCATCGTAAGCGCGACGACCTAA
- a CDS encoding strawberry notch family protein: MNIISHPQNISTTPRSHVASSAEGLMDAAAQVMFLLERGKTVATTDLRQIMNKIFGGSDAEGAWLWKEAYEATEIAQVLFLRKFRAIVSGTQSPQATLAMLTKVANLMPTHTRRSEESQARQQFSTPIPLAYVVSRAAGVIAADVVLEPSAGTGMMAIFAELAGARLALNEYAVVRYSLLQRLFPGVPVSQHDAAHIDDYLDRSIRPTVVLMNPPFSAGVHVEGRVADAAWRHLASAFARLAPGGRLVAITGASLSPDNPAWRDVFVRLQEKGTVLFTAAIDGSIYARHGTTKETRLIVIDKIQAGDPSKLVTSKGTAHDLETLLTWITGLPPRAPAAASNSIGALSNGSLRADTMRPAAVAAPAYRPAVGGQAQPAATVRPIPVDDEIIELSYELRDARPKDEANAADGIYETYRLQSIHVPDAKPHPDTLVESVAMASVAPPKPSYRPHLPKRIVTNGDLSDAQLESVIYAGEAHSRYLAGHWSADASFDNLKAVAPDVEDAVRFRRGWFLGDGTGAGKGRQAAGIILDNWLKGRRRHVWISKSDKLIEDAQRDWSALGQEKLLVTPLSRFRQGKPIKLEEGILFTTFATLRSDEREGKRSRVQQIVDWLGQEAGSGKDGTGNAKSFDGVVVFDEGHAMANAAGGKTERGDKAASQQGRAGLRLQRAVPDARVVYVSATGATDVESLAYAERLGLWGSSDFPFPSRSEFIAAIEDGGVAAMEVLARDLKAMGLYASRSLSFEGVEYEILEHELTEEQIRIYDAYAEVFQVIHNHLDAAMEASGIIGKTGTLNRQAKAAARSAFESSKQRFFNHLLTSMKTPALLAVTAGDLEDGHAAIIQIVSTGAALTERRLAQIPTEEWGDLQVDVTPREYVIDYLMHSFPVQLFEEFSDAEGNLSSRPVHDANGNPVICREAERRRDELVETLGSLAAIPTALDQIVQHFGTSQVAEITGRSRRIVRREDGSTIARYAVQNRPGSANLDEARAFMDDEKGILVFSDAGGTGRSYHADLTAKNQRLRLHNLLEAGWRADVAIQGLGRSHRTNQKQPPRFRMIATNVKAERRFLSTIARRLDTLGAITRGQRQTGGQGMFRSEDNLESQYARDALRQFYGLLHAGRIEGCSLETFESITGLSLTSEEGGLKDELPPIQTFLNRMLALTITMQNVLFEAFEQLLAARIEGAIAAGIYDKGLETITADSMTVTDRRLIYTHPVTGARSHLLTIERRDRNAPMQLEDVQTLVSQDPRAKLMINGKSGRAAVTVPTRSIMLEDGSIQPRVSLIRPTDELRFEVRQLEETSWQEIDEQAFANAWDAEVAAVPEFSTSTVHIVSGLLLPIWKLLPQDFCRVRRLQTDDGERIVGRVIAPDRLAGLCRNFGIDQTQVLSGDQAWAALVDGSSIVGLAGDMTLRRVRVMNEYRVELTGFTDGMRDWLRSIGLFSEMINWKLRFFVPLTDEGAEILSKLMQRHRLIDIARRS, from the coding sequence ATGAATATCATCTCGCATCCTCAGAACATTTCCACCACTCCACGATCTCACGTCGCAAGCAGCGCTGAAGGCCTCATGGACGCTGCTGCCCAAGTCATGTTTCTTTTGGAACGGGGCAAAACTGTCGCCACCACAGACTTGCGGCAAATCATGAACAAGATTTTCGGCGGCAGCGACGCCGAGGGCGCCTGGCTCTGGAAGGAGGCCTATGAGGCGACTGAAATCGCCCAGGTGCTGTTCCTCCGCAAATTCCGCGCGATCGTATCCGGAACCCAGTCGCCCCAAGCGACGCTAGCAATGCTGACGAAAGTGGCAAACCTCATGCCGACCCATACACGCCGATCCGAGGAGAGCCAGGCACGACAGCAATTCTCGACCCCGATCCCGCTTGCCTACGTCGTATCTCGTGCTGCCGGCGTCATAGCCGCTGACGTGGTGCTCGAGCCGTCGGCTGGGACCGGCATGATGGCGATCTTTGCGGAGCTTGCAGGCGCACGCTTGGCGCTCAACGAATATGCGGTGGTCCGGTACTCGCTGCTACAGCGGCTTTTCCCTGGCGTTCCGGTATCGCAGCACGATGCCGCGCATATCGACGATTACCTCGATCGTTCCATTCGACCGACCGTGGTGCTGATGAACCCGCCTTTCTCAGCCGGCGTTCACGTCGAAGGTCGCGTGGCAGATGCCGCCTGGCGGCATCTGGCCTCCGCATTCGCGCGCCTTGCTCCCGGTGGCCGACTTGTCGCGATCACCGGCGCGAGCCTCTCTCCCGACAATCCCGCATGGCGGGACGTTTTCGTGCGGCTGCAGGAGAAGGGTACGGTCCTGTTCACCGCAGCGATCGACGGGAGCATCTATGCCCGGCATGGAACGACGAAGGAAACGCGCCTGATCGTGATCGACAAGATCCAGGCGGGCGATCCTTCGAAGCTGGTGACGTCGAAGGGTACCGCGCACGATCTCGAAACACTGCTCACCTGGATCACCGGCCTTCCGCCCCGCGCGCCCGCGGCGGCGTCGAACTCCATCGGTGCGCTCTCCAACGGTAGCCTGCGCGCGGACACGATGCGTCCAGCAGCGGTTGCCGCCCCGGCGTATCGCCCCGCGGTCGGAGGACAGGCGCAGCCTGCAGCAACGGTCCGTCCGATACCCGTCGATGACGAGATCATCGAACTCTCCTACGAACTGCGGGACGCTCGGCCGAAGGATGAGGCAAACGCTGCTGACGGTATCTACGAGACCTACCGGCTGCAGTCGATCCACGTTCCCGACGCAAAACCTCATCCTGACACGCTGGTCGAATCGGTTGCGATGGCCTCGGTCGCACCGCCGAAGCCGAGCTATCGCCCGCACCTGCCGAAGCGCATCGTCACCAACGGTGATCTCTCCGACGCCCAGCTCGAAAGCGTCATCTATGCCGGCGAAGCCCATTCCCGTTACCTCGCTGGCCATTGGAGCGCCGATGCCTCCTTCGACAATCTCAAGGCTGTGGCGCCCGACGTTGAGGATGCCGTTCGTTTTCGCCGTGGGTGGTTTCTCGGCGACGGAACCGGGGCCGGCAAGGGCCGCCAGGCTGCCGGCATCATTCTCGACAACTGGCTGAAGGGCCGCCGTCGCCACGTCTGGATTTCCAAGTCAGACAAGCTGATCGAGGACGCGCAGCGCGACTGGAGCGCGTTGGGCCAAGAAAAGCTGCTGGTCACACCTCTGTCCCGTTTCCGGCAGGGCAAGCCGATCAAGCTGGAGGAAGGCATCCTCTTCACCACCTTTGCGACGCTGCGCAGCGATGAGCGCGAGGGCAAGCGATCACGGGTTCAGCAGATCGTCGACTGGTTAGGTCAAGAGGCGGGGAGCGGCAAAGACGGGACTGGAAATGCAAAGAGCTTCGATGGTGTTGTCGTCTTTGACGAAGGCCACGCCATGGCCAATGCCGCCGGCGGCAAGACTGAGCGCGGCGACAAGGCGGCATCGCAACAGGGCAGGGCGGGACTTCGCCTGCAACGTGCCGTTCCGGACGCCCGCGTCGTCTACGTCTCGGCAACCGGCGCAACAGACGTTGAATCCCTTGCTTATGCCGAACGACTCGGTCTCTGGGGCAGCAGCGACTTTCCCTTCCCGAGCCGCTCCGAGTTCATCGCGGCTATCGAGGATGGCGGTGTTGCGGCGATGGAAGTGCTGGCCCGAGACTTGAAGGCAATGGGTCTCTACGCATCGCGGTCGCTCTCCTTCGAGGGCGTCGAATATGAGATCCTCGAGCACGAGCTCACCGAGGAACAGATCCGCATCTACGACGCCTATGCCGAGGTGTTCCAGGTCATCCACAACCATCTCGATGCTGCCATGGAGGCGTCCGGCATAATCGGCAAAACCGGGACGTTGAACAGACAAGCCAAGGCGGCCGCACGTTCGGCCTTCGAGAGCTCGAAGCAGCGCTTCTTCAATCATCTCCTCACCAGCATGAAGACGCCGGCATTGCTCGCGGTGACCGCCGGGGATTTGGAGGACGGCCATGCCGCCATCATCCAGATCGTCTCGACGGGCGCGGCTTTGACCGAGCGCCGGCTGGCACAGATCCCGACCGAGGAATGGGGCGATCTGCAGGTCGACGTGACGCCGCGGGAATATGTCATCGACTACCTCATGCACTCCTTTCCCGTGCAGCTCTTCGAGGAATTCTCCGACGCTGAGGGCAATCTCAGCTCCCGGCCTGTTCATGACGCAAACGGCAACCCAGTGATCTGCCGGGAGGCCGAACGCCGCCGCGACGAACTGGTCGAAACCTTGGGCAGCCTGGCGGCGATCCCGACGGCTCTCGACCAGATCGTCCAGCACTTCGGCACCAGCCAGGTCGCCGAGATCACCGGCCGCTCGCGCCGCATCGTTCGCCGCGAAGACGGCAGCACGATCGCCCGCTATGCCGTGCAGAACCGGCCGGGCAGCGCCAATCTCGACGAGGCCCGCGCCTTCATGGACGACGAGAAAGGCATTCTCGTCTTCAGCGACGCCGGCGGGACCGGCAGATCCTATCACGCCGATCTCACGGCAAAAAATCAGCGCCTGCGTCTCCACAACCTTCTGGAAGCCGGGTGGCGCGCCGACGTGGCGATCCAAGGCCTCGGGCGCAGCCATCGCACCAACCAGAAACAGCCGCCGCGCTTCCGGATGATTGCTACCAACGTCAAGGCGGAGAGGCGGTTCTTGTCGACCATCGCCCGGCGTCTCGACACGCTTGGCGCCATCACCCGTGGCCAGCGTCAGACCGGCGGGCAGGGCATGTTTCGCAGCGAAGACAATCTTGAATCCCAATATGCCCGCGACGCGCTGCGGCAATTCTACGGACTGCTGCATGCTGGCAGGATCGAAGGCTGCTCGCTGGAAACGTTCGAAAGCATCACCGGCCTGTCGCTGACATCAGAGGAGGGCGGATTGAAGGATGAGCTGCCACCCATCCAGACCTTCCTCAATCGCATGCTGGCGCTGACCATCACCATGCAGAACGTGCTGTTCGAGGCCTTCGAGCAGCTGCTCGCCGCCCGCATCGAGGGGGCGATTGCTGCCGGCATTTACGACAAGGGCCTGGAGACGATCACCGCAGACAGCATGACGGTCACCGACCGCCGGCTGATCTACACGCATCCGGTCACCGGCGCGCGGTCGCATCTCTTGACCATCGAGCGCAGGGATCGCAATGCGCCGATGCAGCTCGAGGACGTTCAGACCCTTGTGAGCCAGGATCCGCGCGCGAAGCTGATGATCAACGGCAAGTCGGGCCGGGCAGCCGTGACGGTCCCGACCCGCTCCATCATGCTGGAAGACGGCTCCATTCAGCCGCGCGTCTCGCTAATCCGGCCGACGGATGAGCTCCGCTTCGAAGTCCGGCAGCTCGAAGAGACCAGCTGGCAGGAAATAGACGAGCAGGCTTTCGCAAATGCCTGGGATGCCGAGGTTGCCGCCGTGCCCGAATTCTCGACGTCCACGGTGCACATCGTCAGCGGATTGCTGCTGCCGATCTGGAAACTGCTGCCACAGGATTTCTGCCGGGTGCGGCGTCTGCAGACCGATGACGGCGAGCGGATCGTCGGCCGCGTCATTGCTCCGGATCGGCTCGCTGGCCTTTGCCGCAACTTCGGGATCGATCAGACGCAAGTGCTGAGCGGCGACCAAGCGTGGGCGGCGCTGGTCGACGGATCCTCGATTGTCGGTCTTGCCGGTGACATGACGCTCCGCCGCGTGCGTGTGATGAACGAGTACCGCGTCGAACTGACCGGCTTTACCGACGGCATGCGCGACTGGCTGCGGTCTATCGGCCTGTTCTCCGAGATGATCAATTGGAAGCTGCGCTTCTTCGTGCCGCTGACAGATGAGGGTGCGGAGATACTGTCGAAGCTGATGCAGCGTCATCGCCTCATCGACATTGCGCGCCGGTCGTGA